The Canis lupus dingo isolate Sandy chromosome 26, ASM325472v2, whole genome shotgun sequence genome has a segment encoding these proteins:
- the LIPA gene encoding lysosomal acid lipase/cholesteryl ester hydrolase isoform X2 translates to MLTGEGRMKMQLLGLVICLVLGTLRSEALKGKLASLDPETKMNVSEIISHWGFPSEEHFIETEDGYILCLHRIPHGRNGRSEGPKTVVFLQHGLLADASNWVTNLPNSSLGFILADAGFDVWLGNSRGNTWSRKHKTLSIDQDEFWAFSYDEMANYDLPASINFILNKTGQKQVYYVGHSQGTTLGFIAFSQIPELAAKVKMFFALAPVASIQFSTSPLSRLGELPEFLLKDLLGSKEFLPQSMLLKWLSAHFCSHVILKELCGNAVFVVCGFNEKNLNMSRVPVYISHSPAGTSVQNILHWAQFIKYQKFQAFDWGSCARNYFHYNQTYPPPYKVKNMLVPTAVWSGGNDLLADVDDVGILLPQITHLVYNKLIPDWQHLDFIWGLDAPWRLYNEIVNLMRKYL, encoded by the exons ATGTTAACTGGTGAAGGCAG AATGAAAATGCAGCTCCTGGGATTGGTGATCTGTTTGGTCCTTGGGACCCTGCGTTCTGAGGCCCTCAAAGGGAAGCTGGCATCCTTGGATCCTGAAACGAAGATGAACGTG agTGAAATTATCTCTCACTGGGGATTCCCTAGTGAGGAGCACTTCATCGAGACGGAAGATGGATATATTCTTTGCCTCCACCGAATCCCTCACGGGAGAAACGGCCGTTCTGAAG GTCCTAAGACAGTGGTGTTCCTGCAGCATGGCCTGCTGGCAGATGCTAGTAACTGGGTCACCAACCTGCCCAACAGCAGCCTGGGCTTCATCCTGGCCGACGCCGGTTTTGACGTGTGGCTGGGGAACAGCAGGGGCAACACCTGGTCCCGGAAGCACAAGACCCTCTCCATAGACCAAGATGAGTTCTGGGCTTTCAG TTATGATGAAATGGCAAATTATGACCTACCAGCTTCAATCAACTTCATCCTGAATAAAACAGGCCAAAAGCAAGTGTATTACGTGGGTCACTCTCAAGGCACCACGCTAG GTTTTATAGCATTTTCACAGATCCCCGAGCTGGCCGCAAAAGTCAAAATGTTTTTTGCCCTGGCTCCTGTGGCTTCGATCCAGTTCTCTACCAGCCCTCTCAGCAGACTAGGAGAATTGCCAGAATTTCTCCTGAAG gacTTACTCGGGTCCAAAGAATTTCTCCCCCAGAGTATGCTTCTGAAGTGGCTGAGCGCACACTTTTGCTCTCACGTCATTCTGAAGGAGCTCTGTGGAAATGCTGTTTTTGTTGTCTGCGGATTTAACGAGAAGAACTTAAACATG TCTAGAGTGCCTGTGTATATATCACACTCTCCTGCTGGAACTTCTGTGCAAAACATCTTGCACTGGGCTCAG tttattaaatACCAGAAGTTCCAAGCCTTTGACTGGGGAAGCTGTGCCAGGAATTATTTCCATTACAATCAG ACCTACCCTCCCCCTTACAAGGTGAAGAACATGCTCGTGCCCACCGCCGTCTGGAGCGGTGGCAACGACTTGCTGGCGGATGTCGACGACGTCGGCATTTTGCTGCCCCAGATCACCCACCTGGTGTACAACAAGCTCATCCCTGACTGGCAGCATCTGGACTTTATCTGGGGCTTGGATGCTCCTTGGCGGCTCTACAATGAAATAGTGAACCTAATGAGGAAGTATCTGTGA
- the LIPA gene encoding lysosomal acid lipase/cholesteryl ester hydrolase isoform X3, translating to MKMQLLGLVICLVLGTLRSEALKGKLASLDPETKMNVSEIISHWGFPSEEHFIETEDGYILCLHRIPHGRNGRSEGPKTVVFLQHGLLADASNWVTNLPNSSLGFILADAGFDVWLGNSRGNTWSRKHKTLSIDQDEFWAFSYDEMANYDLPASINFILNKTGQKQVYYVGHSQGTTLGFIAFSQIPELAAKVKMFFALAPVASIQFSTSPLSRLGELPEFLLKDLLGSKEFLPQSMLLKWLSAHFCSHVILKELCGNAVFVVCGFNEKNLNMSRVPVYISHSPAGTSVQNILHWAQFIKYQKFQAFDWGSCARNYFHYNQTYPPPYKVKNMLVPTAVWSGGNDLLADVDDVGILLPQITHLVYNKLIPDWQHLDFIWGLDAPWRLYNEIVNLMRKYL from the exons ATGAAAATGCAGCTCCTGGGATTGGTGATCTGTTTGGTCCTTGGGACCCTGCGTTCTGAGGCCCTCAAAGGGAAGCTGGCATCCTTGGATCCTGAAACGAAGATGAACGTG agTGAAATTATCTCTCACTGGGGATTCCCTAGTGAGGAGCACTTCATCGAGACGGAAGATGGATATATTCTTTGCCTCCACCGAATCCCTCACGGGAGAAACGGCCGTTCTGAAG GTCCTAAGACAGTGGTGTTCCTGCAGCATGGCCTGCTGGCAGATGCTAGTAACTGGGTCACCAACCTGCCCAACAGCAGCCTGGGCTTCATCCTGGCCGACGCCGGTTTTGACGTGTGGCTGGGGAACAGCAGGGGCAACACCTGGTCCCGGAAGCACAAGACCCTCTCCATAGACCAAGATGAGTTCTGGGCTTTCAG TTATGATGAAATGGCAAATTATGACCTACCAGCTTCAATCAACTTCATCCTGAATAAAACAGGCCAAAAGCAAGTGTATTACGTGGGTCACTCTCAAGGCACCACGCTAG GTTTTATAGCATTTTCACAGATCCCCGAGCTGGCCGCAAAAGTCAAAATGTTTTTTGCCCTGGCTCCTGTGGCTTCGATCCAGTTCTCTACCAGCCCTCTCAGCAGACTAGGAGAATTGCCAGAATTTCTCCTGAAG gacTTACTCGGGTCCAAAGAATTTCTCCCCCAGAGTATGCTTCTGAAGTGGCTGAGCGCACACTTTTGCTCTCACGTCATTCTGAAGGAGCTCTGTGGAAATGCTGTTTTTGTTGTCTGCGGATTTAACGAGAAGAACTTAAACATG TCTAGAGTGCCTGTGTATATATCACACTCTCCTGCTGGAACTTCTGTGCAAAACATCTTGCACTGGGCTCAG tttattaaatACCAGAAGTTCCAAGCCTTTGACTGGGGAAGCTGTGCCAGGAATTATTTCCATTACAATCAG ACCTACCCTCCCCCTTACAAGGTGAAGAACATGCTCGTGCCCACCGCCGTCTGGAGCGGTGGCAACGACTTGCTGGCGGATGTCGACGACGTCGGCATTTTGCTGCCCCAGATCACCCACCTGGTGTACAACAAGCTCATCCCTGACTGGCAGCATCTGGACTTTATCTGGGGCTTGGATGCTCCTTGGCGGCTCTACAATGAAATAGTGAACCTAATGAGGAAGTATCTGTGA
- the LIPA gene encoding lysosomal acid lipase/cholesteryl ester hydrolase isoform X1: MRPGSRPRAPLKRPCGRGGLRGAEGMKMQLLGLVICLVLGTLRSEALKGKLASLDPETKMNVSEIISHWGFPSEEHFIETEDGYILCLHRIPHGRNGRSEGPKTVVFLQHGLLADASNWVTNLPNSSLGFILADAGFDVWLGNSRGNTWSRKHKTLSIDQDEFWAFSYDEMANYDLPASINFILNKTGQKQVYYVGHSQGTTLGFIAFSQIPELAAKVKMFFALAPVASIQFSTSPLSRLGELPEFLLKDLLGSKEFLPQSMLLKWLSAHFCSHVILKELCGNAVFVVCGFNEKNLNMSRVPVYISHSPAGTSVQNILHWAQFIKYQKFQAFDWGSCARNYFHYNQTYPPPYKVKNMLVPTAVWSGGNDLLADVDDVGILLPQITHLVYNKLIPDWQHLDFIWGLDAPWRLYNEIVNLMRKYL, encoded by the exons ATGCGTCCCGGGTCCCGCCCTCGGGCTCCGCTCAAGAGGCCTTGCGGCCGCggcgggctgcggggcgcggAGGG AATGAAAATGCAGCTCCTGGGATTGGTGATCTGTTTGGTCCTTGGGACCCTGCGTTCTGAGGCCCTCAAAGGGAAGCTGGCATCCTTGGATCCTGAAACGAAGATGAACGTG agTGAAATTATCTCTCACTGGGGATTCCCTAGTGAGGAGCACTTCATCGAGACGGAAGATGGATATATTCTTTGCCTCCACCGAATCCCTCACGGGAGAAACGGCCGTTCTGAAG GTCCTAAGACAGTGGTGTTCCTGCAGCATGGCCTGCTGGCAGATGCTAGTAACTGGGTCACCAACCTGCCCAACAGCAGCCTGGGCTTCATCCTGGCCGACGCCGGTTTTGACGTGTGGCTGGGGAACAGCAGGGGCAACACCTGGTCCCGGAAGCACAAGACCCTCTCCATAGACCAAGATGAGTTCTGGGCTTTCAG TTATGATGAAATGGCAAATTATGACCTACCAGCTTCAATCAACTTCATCCTGAATAAAACAGGCCAAAAGCAAGTGTATTACGTGGGTCACTCTCAAGGCACCACGCTAG GTTTTATAGCATTTTCACAGATCCCCGAGCTGGCCGCAAAAGTCAAAATGTTTTTTGCCCTGGCTCCTGTGGCTTCGATCCAGTTCTCTACCAGCCCTCTCAGCAGACTAGGAGAATTGCCAGAATTTCTCCTGAAG gacTTACTCGGGTCCAAAGAATTTCTCCCCCAGAGTATGCTTCTGAAGTGGCTGAGCGCACACTTTTGCTCTCACGTCATTCTGAAGGAGCTCTGTGGAAATGCTGTTTTTGTTGTCTGCGGATTTAACGAGAAGAACTTAAACATG TCTAGAGTGCCTGTGTATATATCACACTCTCCTGCTGGAACTTCTGTGCAAAACATCTTGCACTGGGCTCAG tttattaaatACCAGAAGTTCCAAGCCTTTGACTGGGGAAGCTGTGCCAGGAATTATTTCCATTACAATCAG ACCTACCCTCCCCCTTACAAGGTGAAGAACATGCTCGTGCCCACCGCCGTCTGGAGCGGTGGCAACGACTTGCTGGCGGATGTCGACGACGTCGGCATTTTGCTGCCCCAGATCACCCACCTGGTGTACAACAAGCTCATCCCTGACTGGCAGCATCTGGACTTTATCTGGGGCTTGGATGCTCCTTGGCGGCTCTACAATGAAATAGTGAACCTAATGAGGAAGTATCTGTGA